One window from the genome of Rufibacter tibetensis encodes:
- a CDS encoding RNA polymerase sigma factor has translation MTALEFTSVVERMAPTLRPAAYNLTRDSDDAKDLVQETLLKAFVNRDKFKAGTNLKAWLYTIMRNTFINHYNKITKRSSSVDTTDYIQTHPTDDRMIAVNGASGEFALNDIYAAIEKLPEELRTPFMMYYVGYKYLEISDKLKLPIGTVKNRIHLARKELKQELKGYAYAD, from the coding sequence ATGACTGCACTAGAATTTACTTCCGTTGTGGAGCGCATGGCGCCTACTCTCCGTCCAGCTGCGTACAACCTGACCCGTGATAGTGATGATGCGAAGGATTTAGTGCAGGAAACCCTCCTGAAAGCCTTCGTAAATCGGGACAAGTTTAAGGCGGGCACCAATCTAAAGGCATGGTTGTACACCATCATGCGAAACACCTTCATCAACCATTACAATAAAATCACCAAGCGCTCCAGCTCGGTAGACACCACTGACTATATCCAGACGCACCCAACCGACGACAGGATGATTGCGGTGAACGGTGCCTCCGGGGAGTTTGCCTTGAATGATATTTATGCCGCCATTGAGAAACTACCTGAGGAGTTGCGTACACCGTTCATGATGTATTATGTGGGCTACAAGTACCTGGAGATATCTGATAAACTGAAGCTACCTATTGGAACGGTTAAAAACCGGATTCACCTGGCACGCAAAGAATTAAAGCAGGAGCTGAAAGGATATGCATACGCAGACTAA
- a CDS encoding MerR family transcriptional regulator produces MAHYSIKELEHLSGIKAHTLRIWEQRYQLLAPKRTTTNIRYYDDADLKNLLNVALLYQEGYKISKIAQLPPHQVAQEVLKITEAELGKDQFMSQLIIAMVELDEVLFERVLSRAVLQLGFTDSVKQVVYPFLNKIGLLWQTGNITPAHEHFISQLIRQKMLVAIDGQRLVRTPDAPKILLYLPEGELHELSLLYSHFQFRANGFHTLYLGQHLPLEDLFKASHQFKPDYICSVFTTSPPREQMEEYLQQLLTEVPNTQLLLSGYILQTFQQTLPKRVTYFATLDSFEQWLSKTNLVHA; encoded by the coding sequence GTGGCGCATTACTCTATAAAAGAGTTAGAGCATTTGTCTGGCATCAAAGCCCATACGCTTCGTATCTGGGAACAGCGGTACCAACTATTGGCTCCCAAACGTACTACTACCAACATCAGGTACTATGACGATGCTGACCTTAAAAATCTGCTGAATGTAGCTTTACTGTACCAGGAAGGTTACAAGATTTCCAAGATTGCCCAATTACCACCTCACCAGGTTGCCCAGGAGGTGCTTAAAATCACAGAGGCTGAACTAGGGAAGGATCAGTTCATGAGCCAGCTCATCATTGCCATGGTAGAGCTGGACGAGGTCTTATTTGAGCGGGTGTTAAGCAGAGCGGTGTTGCAGCTTGGTTTCACAGACTCCGTGAAACAAGTGGTGTATCCCTTCTTAAATAAAATTGGCTTATTGTGGCAGACAGGCAACATCACGCCCGCCCATGAACATTTTATAAGTCAATTGATCCGGCAGAAAATGCTGGTGGCTATTGACGGGCAACGGCTTGTCAGAACTCCTGATGCTCCTAAAATATTGCTCTATTTACCAGAAGGTGAATTGCATGAGTTGTCCCTTCTTTACAGCCATTTCCAATTTCGGGCTAATGGGTTCCATACCCTATACCTGGGCCAGCATCTTCCTTTGGAAGATTTATTCAAAGCCTCGCACCAGTTCAAACCCGATTACATTTGTTCTGTCTTCACTACCTCGCCTCCCCGGGAGCAGATGGAAGAGTATCTGCAACAGTTGTTGACGGAAGTGCCTAACACTCAACTTTTGCTAAGCGGTTACATTTTACAGACGTTTCAGCAAACGCTTCCTAAAAGGGTCACTTACTTCGCTACCCTGGACAGCTTCGAGCAATGGCTCTCTAAAACCAACCTGGTGCATGCCTGA
- a CDS encoding sterol desaturase family protein: MLTNAAIVIGTFAVMELVAWAVHKYVLHGFLWSIHKSHHTRHNHLFELNDVSFVFYGVIAALCFIYGTETLDYRFWIGVGISLYGAAYFLVHDLFIHRRVKLFGKTRSTYLRALDIAHKVHHKTKGRDGSESFGMLWVHPKFFRIARKR, from the coding sequence ATGCTGACGAACGCGGCGATAGTAATAGGAACCTTTGCTGTAATGGAGTTGGTGGCGTGGGCAGTGCACAAATATGTATTGCATGGCTTTTTGTGGAGCATTCACAAGTCACACCACACCCGGCACAACCACCTCTTTGAATTGAACGATGTCTCGTTCGTGTTCTACGGGGTTATTGCTGCCTTGTGCTTCATTTATGGGACAGAGACGCTAGACTACCGGTTCTGGATTGGAGTAGGTATTTCGCTTTACGGTGCAGCCTATTTCCTGGTGCATGATCTGTTCATTCACAGACGGGTAAAACTGTTTGGAAAAACCAGAAGCACCTACCTCAGGGCCTTAGACATAGCGCACAAAGTACACCATAAAACCAAAGGAAGAGACGGCTCAGAGTCATTTGGAATGCTCTGGGTTCACCCTAAATTCTTTCGTATTGCCCGGAAGCGTTAA
- a CDS encoding enoyl-CoA hydratase/isomerase family protein — MNTPTADTLALQYIDYRCTNRVATITLNRPEKRNALNYEMVSQLKQAFDIAENDDECKIIILKAAGPVFCSGADLEYLQQLEGNSYAENLEDSTHLMQLLHLIYTLKKVVIAQVNGHAIASGCGLATVCDFAYTVPSAQFGYTEVKIGFLPAIVKVFLLRKIGEAKAKELLLTGDLISAEKAKTFGLVNEVVPEEELEMRVRELAERLCVQNSAQAMEVTKELIAMVQELPLKEALEYAAERNALARATDDCQSGIHAFLNKQPIIW; from the coding sequence ATGAATACGCCTACAGCTGATACCCTTGCGCTTCAGTACATTGATTACCGCTGCACAAATCGGGTAGCCACTATCACCCTGAACCGCCCCGAAAAACGGAATGCTCTCAATTATGAGATGGTTTCGCAATTAAAGCAGGCTTTTGATATTGCTGAGAATGATGATGAGTGCAAAATCATTATCCTGAAAGCAGCCGGGCCTGTTTTCTGTTCGGGCGCTGACCTGGAGTACCTGCAACAACTTGAAGGTAATTCTTACGCTGAGAACCTGGAAGATTCAACCCACCTCATGCAGCTTCTGCACCTTATTTACACGCTTAAGAAGGTGGTCATTGCCCAGGTAAACGGGCACGCCATTGCCAGCGGCTGTGGGTTGGCTACGGTTTGTGACTTTGCTTACACCGTGCCCTCCGCTCAGTTTGGGTATACAGAAGTGAAGATCGGGTTTCTACCCGCTATTGTGAAAGTGTTCCTACTTCGGAAAATAGGGGAGGCCAAAGCCAAGGAGTTGCTGCTTACTGGTGACCTTATCTCGGCGGAAAAAGCGAAAACGTTTGGGTTGGTAAACGAAGTGGTGCCAGAGGAAGAGCTGGAAATGCGCGTACGAGAATTGGCAGAACGGTTGTGCGTACAGAACTCGGCCCAGGCCATGGAAGTAACCAAAGAATTGATTGCCATGGTGCAGGAACTTCCTCTCAAAGAGGCTCTGGAGTACGCCGCAGAGCGGAATGCTTTGGCCCGCGCTACTGATGATTGTCAGTCTGGAATTCATGCATTTCTGAACAAACAGCCTATTATTTGGTAA
- a CDS encoding alpha/beta fold hydrolase → MKTIFLSILLAFSSWFSSCKESEVMEQTPVQKTEKDLLVSAEKLTTIPAAGLKEIANSNGRSELAALIKYDVDVYRLVYLTQYNGQEIKASGLMVVPLRMTGSAPILSAHHGTTFDQKYAPSNFQVTSLTGFEPFGAAGYLTLVPDFIGYGVSKQILHPYYDVKHSGTAVVDMIKAGKSFFKKNNIKSSDQLFLAGYSEGGYVTLATQKEIEEHPEHGLTVTASGAGAGGYDLENMLAMVLSGKNYEYPANLAFILQAYNKTYNWNRPLTDFFQEPYATRIQELIDGTRTSSSINSALAKDPAKLFNPTFLAALRGNGEQALKDALKRNSLKNWVPKSPTRLYHGTADIMVPYDNTVSTYNAMKAANAPNLKFVTIPGGGHGSSLEPMIKDLIPWMEGMRNM, encoded by the coding sequence TTGAAAACTATCTTTTTATCTATACTTCTGGCTTTCTCTTCGTGGTTTTCTTCCTGCAAGGAATCCGAAGTGATGGAACAGACGCCCGTCCAGAAAACTGAGAAAGACCTTTTGGTATCGGCAGAGAAACTGACCACTATTCCGGCTGCCGGACTAAAGGAAATAGCTAACTCAAACGGACGGTCTGAGTTGGCGGCTTTGATCAAGTATGATGTGGACGTGTATCGTCTTGTTTACCTGACGCAGTACAATGGGCAGGAAATTAAAGCCTCTGGGTTGATGGTGGTTCCGTTGCGCATGACGGGTTCGGCTCCCATCCTGAGTGCGCACCACGGCACAACCTTTGATCAGAAATATGCCCCAAGTAATTTCCAGGTAACGTCTTTGACGGGTTTTGAGCCGTTTGGCGCAGCCGGGTACCTGACCCTTGTTCCGGACTTTATTGGGTACGGCGTTTCTAAGCAGATTTTGCACCCGTATTATGATGTGAAGCACTCAGGTACTGCTGTGGTAGACATGATCAAAGCGGGCAAATCGTTCTTCAAGAAGAACAACATCAAATCTTCTGACCAGTTGTTTTTAGCCGGCTACTCAGAAGGCGGATACGTGACCTTGGCCACCCAGAAAGAAATAGAGGAGCACCCAGAGCATGGATTAACGGTGACGGCCTCCGGTGCTGGGGCAGGCGGCTATGACCTGGAGAACATGCTGGCTATGGTGTTAAGCGGAAAGAACTATGAATATCCGGCTAACCTGGCTTTCATTTTACAGGCGTATAACAAAACGTACAACTGGAACCGTCCTTTGACTGATTTCTTTCAGGAGCCCTACGCCACCCGTATTCAGGAACTGATTGATGGTACCCGTACCAGTTCTTCTATTAACAGTGCCTTGGCTAAAGATCCGGCTAAACTGTTCAATCCTACTTTTCTGGCAGCGCTGCGCGGAAACGGGGAACAAGCCTTAAAAGATGCCCTCAAGAGAAACAGCCTGAAGAACTGGGTTCCTAAGAGCCCTACTCGTCTTTACCATGGCACGGCAGACATTATGGTGCCTTATGACAACACTGTTTCTACTTACAATGCCATGAAAGCGGCTAATGCGCCTAATCTGAAGTTTGTCACCATTCCTGGCGGAGGGCACGGCAGCAGCTTAGAACCTATGATCAAAGACCTGATTCCCTGGATGGAGGGTATGAGGAACATGTAA
- the trxA gene encoding thioredoxin codes for MPKKSFQEIINSPGMPVLVDFYADWCGPCKTMTPILQQVARQYEGKLKVIKIDVDKNPAVAQQYRVQGIPTLLLFHQGKQLWRQSGVVPGHQLSQVVQQYLP; via the coding sequence ATGCCTAAGAAATCATTCCAGGAAATCATCAATAGTCCGGGCATGCCGGTGCTCGTAGACTTTTACGCCGATTGGTGCGGCCCCTGCAAAACCATGACCCCTATCTTGCAACAGGTGGCCCGGCAGTACGAAGGAAAACTGAAAGTGATTAAGATTGACGTAGATAAGAACCCCGCCGTGGCGCAGCAATATCGGGTTCAGGGAATTCCTACCCTCCTGCTGTTTCACCAAGGCAAGCAACTCTGGCGACAGTCAGGCGTGGTGCCGGGGCATCAACTGAGCCAGGTGGTGCAGCAGTATTTACCGTAA
- a CDS encoding outer membrane beta-barrel protein gives MKGLLIFLMLLIGQGVCAQKYAIKGRVLGKGTETDVLPSASVLLLQGPDSAVVAFTSTTKQGFFLLENLKEGNYLLKVTFLGYSPFLKNLAVSSIADTLQLGNILLEQEPNTLQEITVINQSPPVTVKKDTVEYNANSFQTRPNANVEQLLKKLPGLEVGRDGNISVNGESVTRIFVDGKEFFGGDLQMATKNLPADAINKIQVVDGKSEGAQFSGVDDGSREKVINLTLKDDRRNMGFGKAMGGLGTHGRYMGRANYNKFEKSRQMSAVVMSNNVNGQGFSDDGGEDADSDARNGLVTNHKGGVNASHQLSPKARINGSYRFNQTNAETQTNLTRQNFLPEGTALFYENSQQVNKHSGHAVTAVFDWKDSTNTLRVNTALNFADGQNVSSSNRQSFSVADTLVNEGERNAATQNQSLAFNSNLFYGHRFRKSGRVFSINSQLALNNLLADGRSESLTRFVGNETEAIRQRNDQRNDQLNGNLRLSYTEPLGNKQSLQANYNVSNRVSKTNLEVFDLVNEAVYFVPEQSSRFISGYLYQQAGLIYLFNREKYSFAVGSTFQKAELSRRVQEQDGSAKQSFFNWLPNARYNQQFGKYTRLMLEYATSVREPSLQQLQPVVSRYDPLNLFIGNPALQPEYSHQVRATFVGSDPVSGLFLSGNFTYGYTANPITAAVNIDERQVRTTQYVNVGQYRTISAFLNIGVPVNKIYSRFNVSPYLRLGESANLLNGTMGMVQQRALGGSLRYTFAYEEYLELNFKGDLSLTSSDYENSGTRNQSFLTTSYLTNATWYFLKHFTARAEMDYRHFQNSQTNFNQSIPILNLSVKRTFLKKDRAEVEISGINLLNRSVGATQFASFNFIEQTTQTTLGNYFMLRVTYNFSQIPKE, from the coding sequence ATGAAAGGACTGCTGATCTTCCTGATGCTGCTTATAGGACAAGGTGTCTGTGCGCAGAAGTATGCTATCAAGGGCCGAGTATTAGGAAAAGGCACCGAGACAGACGTTCTGCCCTCTGCATCTGTTTTGCTCTTGCAGGGTCCTGATTCTGCTGTAGTGGCGTTTACCTCAACTACCAAACAGGGTTTCTTCCTGCTGGAAAACTTAAAGGAAGGGAATTACCTTTTAAAAGTGACGTTTCTGGGGTATTCACCCTTTTTAAAGAACCTTGCAGTTTCCTCTATTGCCGACACGCTTCAGTTGGGTAACATTCTACTAGAGCAGGAGCCAAATACCCTTCAAGAGATTACCGTCATCAACCAGAGTCCGCCTGTCACTGTGAAGAAAGATACGGTAGAGTACAACGCTAATTCCTTTCAAACCAGGCCTAATGCCAATGTAGAGCAACTCTTAAAGAAGTTGCCTGGTCTGGAGGTAGGCAGAGATGGCAACATCAGCGTGAATGGGGAAAGCGTGACCCGCATCTTTGTGGATGGAAAGGAATTCTTTGGGGGTGACCTGCAAATGGCTACCAAAAACCTTCCCGCCGATGCTATCAACAAAATACAGGTAGTAGACGGCAAATCTGAAGGTGCTCAGTTCTCAGGCGTGGATGATGGCTCCCGGGAAAAGGTCATCAACCTGACTTTGAAGGATGACCGCAGGAACATGGGTTTTGGGAAAGCGATGGGGGGGCTGGGTACCCACGGGCGGTACATGGGACGAGCCAACTACAACAAATTCGAAAAGAGCAGGCAGATGTCTGCGGTGGTCATGAGCAACAATGTGAATGGGCAGGGGTTTTCTGATGACGGAGGGGAAGATGCCGACAGTGATGCCCGAAATGGGCTGGTTACAAACCATAAAGGAGGTGTGAACGCTTCTCATCAACTTTCTCCAAAAGCCCGTATAAACGGAAGTTATCGGTTCAACCAAACTAATGCGGAGACTCAAACAAATTTAACCCGGCAAAACTTTCTGCCGGAAGGAACCGCTTTGTTTTATGAAAACAGCCAGCAGGTAAATAAGCATAGTGGGCATGCGGTTACTGCAGTCTTTGACTGGAAAGATTCAACTAATACCTTACGGGTGAATACCGCTCTCAATTTTGCAGATGGGCAAAATGTGAGCAGTAGCAACCGGCAGTCTTTCTCCGTAGCAGACACACTGGTGAACGAAGGGGAGCGGAACGCTGCTACTCAGAACCAATCGTTAGCCTTTAATTCAAATTTGTTCTATGGCCATCGTTTCAGGAAAAGTGGCCGGGTGTTTAGCATCAACAGCCAGCTTGCTCTTAATAATTTGCTTGCGGATGGAAGGTCTGAGTCGCTAACCCGCTTTGTTGGAAACGAAACTGAAGCAATACGGCAGCGGAATGACCAACGAAACGATCAGCTGAATGGCAACCTGCGGCTTTCTTACACAGAGCCCTTGGGCAACAAGCAGTCTTTGCAGGCGAATTATAATGTGTCTAACCGGGTAAGTAAAACAAATCTGGAAGTGTTTGACCTGGTAAACGAAGCAGTTTATTTTGTTCCAGAGCAAAGCAGCCGGTTTATCTCTGGTTACCTGTATCAGCAGGCAGGACTCATTTATCTGTTCAATAGGGAAAAGTATAGCTTTGCTGTTGGCTCCACTTTTCAAAAGGCAGAACTTTCGCGAAGGGTGCAGGAGCAAGATGGTTCTGCAAAGCAGAGCTTTTTCAATTGGTTGCCTAATGCGAGATATAACCAACAATTTGGTAAGTATACCCGGTTAATGCTTGAATACGCCACTTCTGTTAGAGAACCTTCGCTCCAGCAACTGCAGCCGGTAGTCTCCCGGTATGATCCCCTAAACCTTTTCATTGGCAACCCTGCCCTGCAGCCGGAATACTCTCATCAGGTAAGGGCAACTTTCGTCGGTTCAGACCCAGTCTCTGGGCTGTTTTTGTCGGGCAATTTTACATACGGGTACACCGCCAATCCCATTACAGCTGCAGTGAACATTGACGAGCGCCAGGTACGCACTACTCAGTATGTGAATGTGGGGCAATACCGTACCATTTCTGCTTTTCTCAACATCGGAGTCCCTGTTAATAAGATTTACAGCAGGTTTAATGTTAGTCCTTACCTGCGGCTGGGAGAAAGTGCTAATTTATTAAACGGGACAATGGGCATGGTTCAACAAAGGGCTTTAGGCGGAAGTTTGCGGTATACGTTTGCCTATGAAGAATACCTGGAGCTTAATTTTAAGGGTGATTTAAGTCTGACAAGTTCTGACTATGAAAATTCAGGCACTCGTAACCAGTCCTTCTTAACGACTAGTTATTTAACCAATGCAACGTGGTATTTCTTAAAGCACTTCACCGCCAGGGCAGAAATGGACTACAGGCACTTTCAAAATAGCCAAACGAATTTCAACCAAAGCATTCCAATTCTCAACCTTTCAGTGAAAAGGACTTTCTTGAAGAAGGATAGGGCGGAAGTTGAGATTTCCGGAATAAACCTTTTGAACCGCAGCGTAGGGGCTACCCAATTTGCTTCTTTTAATTTTATTGAACAAACTACACAAACTACCCTAGGTAATTATTTCATGCTGCGGGTTACCTATAATTTCTCTCAAATACCCAAAGAATAA
- a CDS encoding lamin tail domain-containing protein — MKRFGIITGLIISLSACTDAEEVEPKVPAAEQFKIVINEFMAANQSTLKDNAGEYDDWIEIHNTGDKAVNLGGLYISDKKANKTKYKIPATDPTKTTIEPGGYLILWADSHLEQGVLHLGFRLSEDGEEIGIYTAEGKTIDETTFGPQVTDISTGRLNSATNTWTQFTRPTPGSANVGVDNP; from the coding sequence ATGAAGCGTTTTGGAATAATCACAGGACTTATTATCTCCCTCTCTGCCTGTACTGATGCTGAAGAAGTTGAACCTAAAGTACCTGCAGCCGAACAATTTAAAATTGTTATCAATGAATTTATGGCTGCTAACCAATCTACTCTTAAAGATAATGCAGGAGAGTATGATGATTGGATAGAGATTCATAATACAGGAGACAAGGCAGTAAACCTGGGCGGTCTTTATATTTCCGATAAAAAAGCCAATAAAACTAAATACAAGATACCTGCTACAGATCCAACTAAAACCACTATTGAGCCGGGGGGGTATCTCATTTTATGGGCAGATAGCCATCTTGAACAAGGCGTACTTCACCTTGGCTTCAGATTAAGTGAAGACGGGGAAGAAATAGGCATATATACGGCTGAGGGCAAAACCATAGATGAGACAACCTTTGGACCTCAGGTTACTGACATTTCAACTGGACGACTCAACAGTGCTACCAACACCTGGACACAATTCACACGACCAACCCCTGGTTCTGCCAACGTTGGAGTTGATAACCCTTAG
- a CDS encoding DUF4956 domain-containing protein: MLDIFPDQPSYEYPPLINVIYALIWAFLLSSIIAITHRLTYKGDNYSKNFFQSMVLGGIITTMVMMAIGDSLARGLGVFGAMSIIRFRTRIDDPRNVLFLFAALSTGICIGVYGYTTAFAGTFVFCGAATGLHFSRYRGDGPKFLLNFTLSNNDSLASLQDILKLNCKENSLINISANPKKGTSYEYLIALHNSEQKIKIAEELSKIEGVIQLKISYTENYNQS; this comes from the coding sequence ATGTTAGATATCTTCCCAGATCAGCCCAGTTATGAGTACCCACCCTTAATCAATGTTATATATGCTTTAATATGGGCTTTTTTATTATCATCAATAATTGCCATTACCCACAGACTAACCTACAAAGGAGATAACTATTCTAAAAATTTCTTCCAATCCATGGTTTTGGGAGGCATTATCACAACAATGGTTATGATGGCCATTGGAGATAGCCTTGCCAGAGGGTTAGGCGTTTTTGGTGCAATGTCTATTATCCGTTTTAGAACTCGTATTGATGACCCCAGAAATGTCCTTTTCTTATTTGCTGCGCTAAGCACAGGTATATGCATAGGAGTTTACGGTTACACTACTGCTTTTGCCGGAACCTTTGTATTTTGTGGCGCAGCAACTGGTCTACACTTCTCTCGCTACAGAGGTGACGGTCCAAAATTTCTGCTCAATTTCACCTTGTCGAATAATGATAGCTTAGCCTCACTCCAAGATATTCTTAAGCTAAATTGTAAAGAAAACAGTTTGATCAATATCTCTGCCAACCCTAAAAAGGGGACAAGCTATGAGTATCTGATCGCACTACATAACTCTGAACAAAAGATTAAGATTGCTGAAGAATTAAGTAAAATAGAAGGTGTCATCCAATTAAAAATTAGCTATACTGAAAATTATAACCAATCGTGA
- a CDS encoding HlyD family secretion protein, with amino-acid sequence MNKQGISGFYLFIIALFLGMLFINFKFFKGSSGTSIGITDAKVYNINSEKPGLIKSILVVPGQEIKTGDLLVQMENDLLEMDIIKLQTRIAAMKKEKVEKAALVQSKIDYLQAEEGIEQEELQSEIQQINSELILNRKLTEQFSTPKTQYEEPDESNPHQLKLKSLQEKSNLHHRAISIKMNELLKDNAAELLVLDNEISLKEQELELMLIEKKKLNKYATFNGVVESVFVKPGEQIEAYSSIISINPIHPSSIVGYMVGAKGRETPIGGEVNITSYEHKNIKATGEIIGFGAVVELPELLQKATAIKSFGRQVFIKIPEENQFTIGEKVLIK; translated from the coding sequence GTGAACAAACAAGGAATAAGTGGCTTTTACCTTTTCATTATAGCTCTCTTTTTAGGGATGCTATTTATCAATTTTAAATTTTTCAAGGGGAGTTCGGGCACTAGTATAGGCATTACAGACGCTAAGGTTTATAACATTAATTCTGAAAAACCCGGATTGATCAAAAGTATTTTAGTTGTACCAGGACAAGAAATAAAAACTGGTGACCTGTTAGTACAAATGGAAAATGACCTTTTGGAGATGGACATTATCAAATTACAAACCAGGATAGCAGCTATGAAAAAGGAAAAGGTGGAGAAGGCTGCCCTAGTTCAATCCAAAATTGATTATCTACAAGCAGAGGAAGGTATTGAGCAAGAGGAACTGCAGTCTGAAATTCAGCAGATAAATTCTGAATTAATCTTAAACCGCAAACTTACTGAGCAGTTTTCAACACCAAAAACCCAATATGAAGAACCAGATGAATCCAACCCTCATCAACTTAAATTGAAATCACTGCAAGAAAAAAGCAATCTTCATCACCGGGCAATCAGCATAAAGATGAATGAGTTATTAAAAGATAATGCTGCCGAACTATTGGTACTTGACAATGAAATCTCTTTGAAAGAGCAGGAATTGGAATTGATGTTAATTGAAAAAAAGAAACTTAACAAATATGCCACCTTCAATGGTGTTGTAGAAAGTGTTTTTGTTAAACCTGGTGAACAAATAGAAGCCTACTCCTCAATCATATCTATCAATCCTATTCATCCAAGTTCTATTGTAGGATACATGGTGGGGGCAAAAGGTCGCGAGACCCCAATTGGAGGGGAAGTAAACATCACCTCCTACGAGCATAAAAACATCAAAGCTACTGGGGAAATTATAGGCTTTGGAGCTGTAGTAGAGTTGCCAGAACTATTACAAAAAGCTACCGCTATCAAGTCATTTGGCAGACAGGTCTTCATTAAAATACCCGAAGAAAATCAGTTTACCATAGGTGAAAAGGTTTTAATAAAATGA
- a CDS encoding TolC family protein: protein MTLALALIVTVSNGQASIENFLGSAVQDPELDLYTNQLDYLSKGHYRLAPIRQIELRTQNNELGSGERQYGLRISPSNPWEVKKNNLVFNSQQIVLSLQKELTFKALLEKRYQLVLDLIFLNEMRTIWKAAMQNTENRISVLERQKVSSSFDPEEFLELKLEQMEEQTDIESFEFKIAQKKEDIRRAQTTTTLQTGSDWTYEILISLPQLKHLVDSLKNTSMFSTRLAYRRGKILLAEHEYALQKNNINLGFFQTEYMPYRLLDESKRPLGISMGINIPLFNPNKGNMAERKLDILEAQSEFTLEKQIAEEEVKTLLDILANSLDRHQKLEMIIKPYNETNTFGTVNNLTQNNPLIKLKLNAQIFKLKKRQLELKNEIYQSYIKLLSTIDLLNQKPLINYLHNQLLPIQAAL from the coding sequence TTGACCTTAGCACTAGCACTCATTGTAACAGTTAGTAACGGCCAGGCAAGTATAGAAAATTTTCTTGGCTCTGCCGTGCAAGACCCTGAATTAGATCTTTATACAAATCAACTTGATTATTTAAGCAAGGGACACTACAGATTAGCTCCAATACGCCAAATTGAACTACGTACACAAAATAACGAACTTGGCTCGGGTGAACGACAATATGGCTTGCGCATTAGTCCCTCTAACCCTTGGGAGGTCAAAAAAAACAATCTTGTTTTCAATTCTCAGCAAATAGTACTGTCATTACAAAAAGAACTTACTTTTAAAGCTCTTCTAGAAAAACGCTACCAACTAGTACTCGATTTGATATTTCTTAACGAAATGCGCACCATTTGGAAAGCGGCAATGCAAAATACTGAAAACAGAATATCTGTTCTGGAAAGGCAAAAAGTATCCTCCTCATTTGATCCCGAAGAATTTCTGGAACTCAAATTGGAGCAAATGGAGGAGCAAACAGATATTGAAAGTTTTGAATTTAAAATAGCGCAGAAAAAAGAAGATATAAGAAGGGCTCAGACTACCACTACTTTACAAACAGGTTCTGACTGGACATATGAAATTTTAATTTCATTACCACAGCTAAAACACCTTGTAGATAGCCTAAAAAATACTTCTATGTTTTCCACCAGACTGGCTTACCGGCGTGGAAAAATTTTGTTAGCTGAGCATGAATATGCTCTTCAAAAGAACAATATCAATTTAGGATTTTTCCAAACGGAATATATGCCATACAGGCTTCTAGACGAAAGCAAAAGACCGCTCGGTATTTCTATGGGCATAAACATACCCCTATTTAATCCTAATAAAGGGAACATGGCTGAAAGAAAGCTCGACATCTTAGAAGCTCAAAGTGAATTTACATTGGAAAAGCAAATTGCGGAAGAAGAGGTAAAAACATTATTGGACATACTTGCGAATAGTCTTGATCGACATCAAAAATTAGAAATGATCATAAAGCCCTATAATGAAACAAATACATTTGGAACTGTAAATAATTTAACCCAAAACAACCCTTTGATCAAACTGAAGCTTAATGCTCAAATATTTAAACTCAAAAAGAGACAACTTGAATTAAAAAATGAAATCTACCAATCTTATATCAAGCTCTTATCTACTATTGATCTGCTTAACCAGAAACCATTAATAAATTATCTTCATAATCAATTACTACCAATACAAGCCGCCTTATAA